The genomic interval TTCtgatgtaatgtttttttttcccgtctTCCTTTTCTGCTCTCTGACCGTTTCCCCCAGTGCAGTTCAAGTCTGACTTATCACATCAAGAGTTAATGGTTCTGGACTCCCTTTCTGCATCTTGAGAGGGAGTACGCTCTGAAATCCTTTGTCACACGCACACTGATAACGCTCAAGGGAAGATGCAGAGAGGCTGGCGGCAAACTGGAGATAATGATGGGGGAGAAGTGTTTGTGTTAAAGAGAAGGAAGGTCAGTGGAGAGTAATAATACCTTTATCGGGCAGAACTGGTTTGgatgtgtttaaaaaacactGGTGGTATGAACCCCTTCaaccctgaaaaaaaacatattttttttcttttcaatgtgTTACTATATTTCTGTTGCAATCCCTAAAGGggttaaaaatatcaaacatgtCTGAGCTTCTTTATGCAACCGCTTAGAGGGTAGGAGTGAAAGCTCATCCTCTAAGTTGAACAGTTACCCATTCCTGTCTCTTTTCACCATTTGATTATGTAACCAATTGAACTTGCTTTCACTTTTCAGAAATCTCCTCatcttaaatgaaataaaatgttgtttctatTTGATGTGATCCATCAAAGTGCAATTAATTTCCATAAAttattctgcaaaaaaacaaattctcaaaaataataataaaaaaaaggaacaagagGGACTCTTAAAAATCTGGTCTGACAAGAAAGTTTAAGACCGTCAATGATCAAGGCATCTTGTGAGAGTTTCTTCAGTTTAAACAGAATGTCTTTTAGATGACGGTATAAGGGTTCATGTCTGGGCAGGTTGGGAACAAACACATATCTGCGTGGAGGCAGTTTCTCCACAAGTAAGGAAAGTTTCATGTAAGCGTTCTGCAAAGTTGTACTAAAGAAACTCTATAAACATTAAATGTACAAATAGTAATCAACGATAATACACTTAGTCTCATTCGATATTTGTTTTCAAGGATTCTCAGTGTGTTATTGTGCAATAAAACTGTTGTTAGCATTATAGGTAGCTTAAGGTATGTCTAGTTGGGACAATGCATACATGACAAGTTATATAATACTTGTGTTTGTCATATGAGGAACTTATTTAATGGAAAATATCCATAATTTTCAATAAGTGTTGCAAATTTGAGCAAACTAAGACatcaaatttattgaaaaattaaaaaaaaaaattctgcacaaatttgatttattcttcaaatctttaaaggttaaaaagagGGAAATCAAACTATTGTGACCAAACTCTATCTTTAGAATAACTTACAAGACTTTTAGGtctttattgtatttcttttgttGGATTTGTGCACCCCTGGAGCTAAATAATGACCATTTACAGGACTATTTtggttttaacaataaaaaaaatataaattatcaTTTGAACCAATTCTTTAAAACGTGAATTAGCACTTAGTTGCTCTAAATAAGTCCATAAACTTAACATAttaccaaatatatatattttttaataatattacaaaaaaatagacactTTCATAAGGAACACACCTTCAAAATCAagtatttgaaataatttgcaacaaaaaggcaacatgaatattaaaatttgacaaaagagTTGTGTTTCCATCCTTTTGATGCCGCTAAACAGtatattttatgaaaagtaTATGGCTTCTGTAAGATGAGAGCTGTGGAGAACATAATCAAATGCAGGTTTCATGAATAACGTCTCCGcattaataataacaaaagcTCAACTCAAACTTAAGCCTACCTCGGACACCAACCAATCAGTGACGAGCATGTGCAGATGTCAGCCAATGGCTGATTCGAGGAGCTatttgtgggcggagcttgtggTAAAATAGAAAGCACGGGTCACAGCATTGGACAGTGTCAGAGCGGAGGAGCTCAGTTCAAATCAGGAGTGTGAGGAGGCGAAAGTTGAtataattttggagtttatttcgtaagtaaatatttatatgaGTGGTTGGACAGTGAAATAATTTAGAATTAGTCCGTCTgtagaagttttgtgttttattttgttggtttttgagGCCTCCATGGCTTTATTAGCGTCCGACCAGAGCTACAAGCTAAACGGCACTTCAGGGATTTATGGGAAAGTTGGGTCAAGGAAGGAGGTGATTCAAAATCCTGCGGAGAGCTTAAAAAGTACTAAAATGCAGCTCACAGAGACGGATTACTCCACAGACGGACTCCCGAAAGCCTTCCTACACAGTTTGAGGACGTTGTTTGACATCCTGGATGACGGGGGTCGCGGTTTTGTCCACATCTCGGAGATTGAGAGCCGCTGGCAGGGCGCAGACACCCGGGACCTGCCCGGCGGGGTGCTGGGCTGCCTCCGGAGGGTCACCCCTCCGCATGGCTGTCTCACCTTCGAGAGGTTCGTGGCGGGGTTGCGTTACTCCATGCTCAACCCGGAGAACGGCTCCCACCACCTGAAGGCCCAGCAGCTCCTGAAGGAGCCCAAGAAACCCGCCCCGCTGTCCAAGGTCCGCCCGCTGAGGCCCAGCAACATCACCAACACCCACCAGAACCGGCCTCTGCAGAACCGGGAGGGACCCGGATACTCCGAATGTGGACCCACGCGGTACGGTTCGGGCTTGGAGAGGTCCGGGCGCAGTTTGGAGCGCATCCCGGTACCACCGGAGGGTGGTGGGGGGTACCGACCCGACCTGGGTCACCCTACCAAACCATTCGAGCCGCAGAGGAGCGGAGTCCGGTCCATCGAGTCCCTGGCTCTGGAGGGTTCACAGATTCAGGAAGGAGGTGAGGAATCGAACCCTCATCAGTTTAGGAGATGATGACAGCTGGCTCTCATCTCCAAACATCTGTCATTGGTCATTTAGTTTCCACTCCAGCTGTGACTATCACCATTCACTGTGATTCTATTACACACTCAGAGAAGAGATCAAATATGTAAAAGAAAACCAGATTCCTCTGGATAGATCAgattacttaaaataataacaattaaaaccTGATAAGAACATCAGAAGATCCAGTTTAATACTTATTCAACTTTGACAAAAAAGACTATATTGTTGACCATTTATGAACCACCATCTATCACATTATAAATGTTATTACAGTCAATTATACaacaaaacatctgtttttgatcaacaattcgattcatatcataatttatgGCTGCCTATACGATTCTTCGATATTGGTTTCGTTTTGACCGATCGGATTCACTGACCTTaaacaaatccagaaaatctTTATCCAAAATACatccagtgtgactcagagataaatacatACCTGGTACTGAGCTGTGCAGGTgacgttttccagattccttgcaTTTCTTTCAACATAAACAAGTATagattaaatatgtgaacaaataaacaagaattaatggtaAATCTATTCACGTTTTAGCTTCATAAAGGTCAACCCACTGTTGTTTCTTCCACATCAAATAATACAAACTGAACATTATgaaccacactgtatggtcacatgtgtTTGCAAAATTCACATTGGATTGTAATGatttcttgatcattttttacataCATTATATGTGTGTTGCACACAGTGATGTCACTTGATTGTTTCTATgctatagtaaaataaacctactgtgCCTCTTGGAAAATAGTATTTTACAAGATGGTTTgcaatctatttatttaatttttgaacaattttaaagttgaatttgattAATAACTTGCCACTAACAGATGGATCTAAGTGGATGAATCGATTAGTTATGCATAATATTTCTTTTatagattgttttttaattttaatttctaagaaagtaaaaataaagagagaTCAGTATGCATAAGTCCATAAATCCTATTTCTTTTTCCCcttagttttcattttcatatcaAATTAGATTTTGTCCCATTTTTTTGCTGCCAAGTAAATACAGTACATACATAGTCATTAATACACATGCATAAAAAAGTTATGCCATAAAGTCTTTATAACACGTCATTTTAGTTTATAGTTTTTAAGGGTGTTTTCTGACTGGAgacatttggtttgtttaaagtgAACCGCTCTCTAAAGCAAAATTTACAACTtccattcttcttcttctcattCTCTCATTtgcccgccctcgtaattcctgtcctataactgaagagatctttagtcacgtggttttatttacaagctttggtccggaATAGAAATGTTTGGGGctcaatctggaccaaattaagcagactcagtccagaccaacagacttttccagtctaaaTAGACCCTAAGAGTTTCCTCTCAAAATCTTAGGTTCTTGCTGGATGCACTGAGACACGAAATCCTTACAAGTATCAGACAAGTTCTTGCACGTCAGCATTGGTCATCCGGCTGCGTTAATGCTGACAGCAATGAAGAGAGTCCTTAATTGAATCCCAGTGAAAGTCAATATCACTGACTGCTCGACTCAGGGATCTTTCTCCTCATTTACTACTATTATGTCACAGCTTTAACAAGGCCTGGTTAAGAAGAACCCTCGATTTAAACTAGTTTTGAACGCACGATTAGCCAGTTGACGTTAGCTAGGATCAGAGGAAAGGCAGACATTCATGCAGGagatcatttttctgtctgaaatcctttaaaaaatattcaaacatcTGTATAATAACATGTCTTGGATAAACACCTCCTCCACTAAAAAGCACGTATACAGTTGTATATTTATGCCTGTCGTCTTGCAATGAATGAGTCCAAGTGAAGGATGTTAAGTTTGGGAGTTTAAATCCTCTGGGCTGACCATCATGAGCGTTCCTGCCTGTGATATAACCTTTCACACGCAGCCAAACCCTGCTGGATTAGTGTGTACTAAAGCAGACAGAGCAGGGCTCACTGAATCACTGTTGCAATGAAATCCTCCCCGACGCCCCCAGCTTCAGCGCGGATTCCTAACATTCATGCTCGGTAACTCTGTCATCGTGCTCGCACATTGAAATCGACAGCGAGATGGGGTAGAATATTACATCTCCTGCCTCTTCCTCGTTAAATCAGCGTGTAATTGGAGATGAATCTAATGGGAAACTGCAACGTTGATTTGAGAGGTGTTCTCTGCAATCAGGTGACTAAAACGAGGAGTAAATGAATCTTTAGTGGCATTATTTGGCTTCTCTGTAAT from Oryzias melastigma strain HK-1 linkage group LG12, ASM292280v2, whole genome shotgun sequence carries:
- the sapcd2 gene encoding suppressor APC domain-containing protein 2, encoding MALLASDQSYKLNGTSGIYGKVGSRKEVIQNPAESLKSTKMQLTETDYSTDGLPKAFLHSLRTLFDILDDGGRGFVHISEIESRWQGADTRDLPGGVLGCLRRVTPPHGCLTFERFVAGLRYSMLNPENGSHHLKAQQLLKEPKKPAPLSKVRPLRPSNITNTHQNRPLQNREGPGYSECGPTRYGSGLERSGRSLERIPVPPEGGGGYRPDLGHPTKPFEPQRSGVRSIESLALEGSQIQEGGVVKSGLPRSQSESATGFTGGSRRHGRSREEQRRHTISNGVDYGMLKQMKELEQEKDSLLAGLEVVERARDWYQCQIHNVTERQRQVGQSSACTDFFTEASQSRMNVLIPKLQEVNRCLNDLISCTGMSFPSTSTPTPALSASTQPPPPAPPQAIQRLKDQNRLLTQEVTEKSERIAQLEQEKSALIKQLFEARARSAQDASTMDSTFI